A genomic region of Oncorhynchus mykiss isolate Arlee chromosome 4, USDA_OmykA_1.1, whole genome shotgun sequence contains the following coding sequences:
- the LOC110522204 gene encoding gap junction Cx32.2 protein-like encodes MGEWGFLSSLLDKVQSHFTVIGKVWMTVLFIFRIMVLGAGAEKVWGDEQSNMICNTKQPGCKNVCYDHAFPISHIRFWVLQIIFVSTPTLVYLGHVMHVIHKENKLRQWLSQAGNEMGKMPKYSDEKGHVKIKGELLASYTVNIFFRILLEIAFIVGQYYLYGFILDPKIECSRAPCPFTVECFMSRPTEKTIFIIFMLVVACVSLLLNVVEIFYLICSKCGSGSRRRAQEVPAIAMHSYLDGGSTA; translated from the coding sequence ATGGGAGAGTGGGGATTCCTGTCGTCGCTGCTGGACAAGGTGCAGTCGCACTTCACGGTCATTGGAAAGGTTTGGATGACCGTCCTGTTTATCTTCAGGATCATGGTCCTCGGAGCAGGGGCGGAGAAGGTGTGGGGCGATGAGCAGTCCAATATGATTTGCAATACCAAACAGCCTGGTTGTAAGAACGTGTGCTACGACCATGCCTTCCCCATCTCCCACATCCGCTTCTGGGTCCTTCAGATCATCTTCGTCTCCACCCCAACGTTGGTGTACCTGGGACATGTCATGCACGTCATCCACAAGGAGAACAAACTGAGGCAATGGCTGAGTCAGGCAGGCAATGAGATGGGGAAAATGCCTAAGTATTCTGATGAGAAGGGTCATGTCAAAATCAAAGGTGAATTGCTGGCTAGTTACACAGTCAATATATTCTTCAGGATTCTGCTTGAGATAGCGTTTATAGTGGGTCAGTATTACTTGTATGGGTTTATTCTGGACCCCAAAATTGAATGCAGCAGAGCTCCCTGTCCGTTCACTGTAGAATGCTTCATGTCACGACCAACAGAGAAGACCATCTTCATCATCTTCATGCTGGTGGTGGCTTGTGTATCTCTGCTGCTGAATGTGGTGGAGATATTTTATCTGATATGCTCTAAGTGTGGCTCTGGCTCAAGAAGACGAGCCCAAGAAGTCCCAGCCATCGCAATGCACAGCTATCTGGATGGGGGCAGTACTGCCTGA
- the gja13.2 gene encoding connexin 32.3 encodes MGDWGFLSTLLDKVQSHSTVIGKIWMSVLFLFRIMVLGAGAESVWGDEQSGFICNTQQPGCENVCYDWIFPISHIRFWVMQIIFISTPTLLYLGHAMHVISQENKLRVILHSQEDNGTLKKPKYTDEAGKVRIRGDLLGSYMTQLFFKIILEIAFIVGQYYLYGFVMVPMFPCSKSPCPYTVECYMSRPTEKTIFIIFMLVVACVSLALNVIEVFYLLYTRVRCGGSKGRTHHTTSAANPATLHSSGWSGRVDTEMDPLRQNKMNLGFESGQSLGGSLDGATQEKRLLGDH; translated from the coding sequence ATGGGAGACTGGGGTTTTCTTTCCACGTTACTGGACAAGGTGCAGTCCCACTCAACGGTCATTGGAAAGATATGGATgagtgtcctgttcctgttcagaATCATGGTTCTGGGTGCTGGAGCGGAGAGCGTGTGGGGCGATGAACAATCTGGTTTCATATGCAATACGCAACAACCTGGTTGTGAAAATGTCTGCTACGACTGGATCTTCCCCATATCACACATCCGTTTCTGGGTCATGCAGATCATCTTCATCTCCACTCCAACTCTTCTGTACCTGGGCCATGCCATGCATGTCATCAGCCAGGAGAACAAGCTGAGAGTCATACTGCACAGCCAAGAAGATAATGGCACGTTGAAGAAGCCCAAATACACAGATGAAGCAGGGAAGGTCAGAATTAGGGGAGATTTGTTGGGCAGTTACATGACCCAGCTATTCTTTAAGATCATTCTAGAGATCGCTTTTATTGTTGGCCAGTACTACCTGTATGGGTTTGTCATGGTTCCCATGTTCCCTTGCTCCAAATCTCCCTGTCCCTATACTGTAGAATGCTACATGTCTCGTCCCACAGAGAAGACCATCTTCATCATCTTCATGCTGGTGGTGGCCTGTGTGTCTCTGGCTCTGAATGTGATTGAGGTGTTCTATCTGCTTTACACAAGAGTGAGATGTGGCGGCTCCAAGGGGCGCACTCATCACACTACGTCAGCAGCGAACCCCGCcaccctccactcctctgggtGGTCTGGTCGCGTGGATACTGAGATGGACCCACTGAGACAGAACAAGATGAACCTGGGGTTTGAGAGTGGGCAGAGTTTAGGGGGTAGTCTGGACGGAGCCACACAAGAGAAAAGGTTGCTAGGTGACCACTAA